The window AGGCGAGCCACTTCCCGGCCCTGTCCTCAGACCAGCCCTGTCCCCAGGTTCGGGCAGCGTCGGCGGCCGTCTGCCGGCTCCAGGTGCCGCCGTACCAGGTGGCGATGTGGTCGTCCTGGTGCAGCAGCCACAGCTCGTGCGCGTGCCGGGGACTGATGGGCTCCAGTCGCAGCCGCGGGGTGAGTCGCATCCCGCCGGACAGTAGATGCACGTCCGGGCGGCGGCAAGCCCATTCACCACCGAGACCGCCACCGACGCTCCTCGCCAAGGCACACCGAAGGCCGTAACGCAACCACTCGACCGCGGTCAAGCTCGCAAGCATCAACATTAGCGGCCAAGGAATGCGGCCAGGACTCACGAACAATGCGGTCACGAGGACGAACAGAACCAACCGCTCATTGCGCGCCCGCACCCTGGACCGCAATCCGATGGACAGGCGTTCACAGCTCGCTCGACAGGATTCCGTTCTTCGTGGGCGTCTTCCCTGGGGTGGTCGGCATGACCAGACTGCTCGTGACCGGCGCGGACGTCACGGCGCACGAGATGGCCGTCGACGCGGGGTGCTCCGAGTACTGAGTCCCGCCTGGGCACCCACCAGCCGAGGGCTTCACCTCAGCGAGGCGGCGGCCTTCTGGGCGGCTTCGAGCACGCTGCGACCGATCCGTTCGACGTTCGCCCCCTCGTCGACGTAGACGACGGCGAGCGCGCCGCGTGCCTCGCCGTCCGGGCCGAGTACAGGCGCGGCGACCGACCGGAGCCCACGGATCACCTCGCCGTGCGAGGTGGCCCAGCCGGTCTCCCGGGCCAGACGGAGCTCGTCCCGGTCGGCCGGGGACGGCGCGTCGGGCATCAGCAGCGCGAGGCCGGGCGCACCCCGGGTGACCGGGTGACGGGTGCCGGGCCGGTACGCGACGTGCGCGGCGGTGTCCTGGGGTTCGACGCTGGCCACGGTCACTGCCTCGTCTCCGGCGCGGACCACGAGGAACGCGGTCATGCCCCACTTGGCCGCGAGCGTGTTGAGCTGGGGCAACACCGCGGTCTGCAGGTCGCTCCGGACACCGCGTGCCAACCCGGCCAGTCCGAGTCCGAGCCGGTAGCGTCCGGCGGGGTCACGTTCGACCAATTGGTGATCTTCGAGCGTGCGCAGCAGCCGGTAGCTGATCGAGCGGTGGACGCCGAGCATCGCGCCGATCTCGGTGATCGATACCGGGCCGCCCACCGCGGCGAGGTGCTCGAGGATGCGCACCCCACGGTCGAGAGTCTGCGACTGCGGTGCACCGGCGCCGTCGTCAGCCGCCATCGTCGTCCTTTCACCGGTCGAAGAGTCCTGGCCTGATACCGGGACGTTCCAGCCTACGGTGACCGGTCGCCGCGTCCAGCTGGGCCCGATGCACGAATCGGCGGACGCCCGTGCACGGGATGGCTGCGACCCGCTCGCTCGACGGGCTCCACTGATGAGCAGCGAAGACGCT is drawn from Cryptosporangium aurantiacum and contains these coding sequences:
- a CDS encoding IclR family transcriptional regulator — its product is MAADDGAGAPQSQTLDRGVRILEHLAAVGGPVSITEIGAMLGVHRSISYRLLRTLEDHQLVERDPAGRYRLGLGLAGLARGVRSDLQTAVLPQLNTLAAKWGMTAFLVVRAGDEAVTVASVEPQDTAAHVAYRPGTRHPVTRGAPGLALLMPDAPSPADRDELRLARETGWATSHGEVIRGLRSVAAPVLGPDGEARGALAVVYVDEGANVERIGRSVLEAAQKAAASLR